Proteins found in one Terribacillus sp. DMT04 genomic segment:
- a CDS encoding DUF6792 domain-containing protein, translated as MFEGDLKVFHSSESKSVNPEKTGYAGTALHISEDGEEELFIINQGTQSYSFMEEFI; from the coding sequence ATATTCGAGGGCGACTTAAAAGTGTTTCATTCCTCTGAGTCTAAATCGGTTAATCCAGAAAAGACAGGATATGCTGGAACAGCTCTTCATATATCTGAGGATGGAGAGGAAGAACTCTTCATAATTAATCAAGGGACTCAGTCCTATAGTTTTATGGAGGAATTTATATGA